DNA sequence from the Caldalkalibacillus salinus genome:
CGAACATGGGGATCACAGGAGGAATCGCTTGCGGGAGGATGACCTTTGTCCACGTATGATAACGGGAGAAATTAAGTGATGTGCTCGCTTCCCATTGTCCCTTAGCGATTGAATCAATACCTGAACGGTAGATCTCGGATAAGTACGTACTATAATGAAGGCCTAACCCAATTACCCCAGCTACCATTGGCTCTAGAGTAAGACCAATAACAGGAATCTGTGGTAAAGCAAAGAATATAAAAAATAGTTGGACAAGTAAAGGTGTACTTCTAATAAACTCGATAAAGCCAATCACCGGATAGCGGATAACGGCCTGTTTACTTCTCCGTCCTAGGGCCAATATGAGGCCAACGATTGCAGCGAGAATAAACCCTAATATTGTTGCCGAGAAAGTAATCCAAATCGCATCGAAAATAAGCGGAAACACTTCAAACGCATACTCCCAGTTCCATAATTTATCTCTATCCATTATGCACTCTCCCTCCCTACTGAAGCTTTCTTCTCAAGCCAACGAGCCATCAAAATGAGCGGAAGGGCGATCAAAAAATACATAAATAAAAGTAAGGTATATAATTCTAGTTGTGCTCCAGTGCTAGGTATAAGGACCTCTTTCACAATATATGTGACGTCTTGAATCCCAATGAGCACAACCAATGCAGTACCCTTTAACATTTCGATACTGATATTACCAAACCCAGGGAGCATGAGCTTAAAGGCTTGTGGAAGAATGACGTTTTTCATTCTCTGAAATCGACTCATATTGAGTGCAATAGCAGCCTCTGTCTGGCTTTTGGGTATAGACACAATCGCACCCCTTACGATTTCCGATGCGTAAGCACCATAGTTCATGGCGAGTGCAATCACACCAACCAATAAAGGAGGTAGACTCACGCCAAAAAATGGTAGCACGTAAAAGAACCAAAATAGTTGTACAAGAAGGGATGTCCCTCTAAAGAATTCAACATATGTTAAGGTGATAACCCTCACAAGTTTAAATCGAGATAATCGGCCAAATCCAGCAATAAAAGCGATAATAAAACCTAATATCGATGCGTATATAAGTAGCTGTACTGTTACGCCTGCTCCTTTTAATAAAAGCAGCAGGGCATCAGATGAAAGCAGTGTCATCACATCCTTGGATCTTTTTATTTGTCATTCTTGTTAGACAAGGATTCCCTAGAGACAAATCCCTAGGGAGCCTTTCAACCTTATTCTTATTCAGCGGGCGCACAAAGGCTTTCGGTTGTCACATCCCCTGGAAGTTCCTCTTCTGTGAATCCAAATTCTTCGTAAATTTCAAGTAATTCTCCGCTGTCTTTCAGTTCTTGCAGACCTTCATTATAAGCCTCTACGAAATCCGTATCTTCATGTCTGAATACAGCAGAACCGTAGCCTCTGATACTCTCACCGTCAATAACAGGCTGTGTGAAGTCCATCACTCTTTCAATACCTTCATCGCCATGTGTATCTAATACCTGTTGTAGAGATGGCCCTGTCATCGTGATGGCGTCCACTCTACCAGCTTTTAGGGCTTCAATCGCAGAAGCGTTATCCGATACGCTTTGAATCTGACCATCAGCAATGCCCATATCTTTGAGATACGTCTCTTCAATGGCGCCCGTCATAATACCAATAGTAGCGTCAGGGTTATCAATGATATCTTCATAGCTGTTTAAGTTGAGAGGATTACCCTCCTGAACAGCTAACCCTTCCCCGATACTATACTCAGGCTCTGCAAAAGTCGCTTGTTCACAACGATCAGGCGTGATATACATGCCTGCCGTCACCACATCAAAGCGTTCTGCTTGTAATCCTGGGATTAAAGAACCAAATTGTGCTAATGTTCCATCAACCTCTTCTATGCCTAGTTTAGCAAAGACAGCCTTTGCTATCTCAACGTTTAATCCAGTCAATTCGCCTGATGAAGTGGCATAAGCGTAAGGACGTTCGTTGGCAAAACCAACGTCAACAAAACCTCTCTCCTGTGCTCTCTCTAATGTCGTTACATCTTCGCTTCCTTCTCCATTTCCTTCATCAGCATCTCCACCTGCGGGTTCACCACCACAAGCTGCAAGGGTTAAAATCATCATGATGCTCATCAAAAGTAGTTTCCAGCTGTTTCGATTAAAGTACGACATGTTTCTCCTCCTCGATTTTTTATATTTCTATGTCTTGGGGGTGTATGTCTTGCTGATTTAACCTTGCAGGTTAAAACAAACGACCTTGGGCTCTGTCATTTCTTGAATACTACTTTTCACTCCTTCACGACCTAGTCCAGAGCCTTTTACTCCGCCAAATGGCATCGCATCGATTCTGAAGTCACTACTGTCGTTTATCATAACCCCACCAACGTCTAGTTGATGTATGGCTTTATACGCTAGTTCTATGTTACTAGTGAAGATTCCTGCCTGAAGGCCATAATTTACATTATTTGCTTGTCGAATCGCGGCGGAAATGTCGTGAAACGGCACGAGCACAACGACTGGGCCAAAAATTTCTTCTTGAGCCAGACGACAATCGTGGGGGACATCCGTGAGGACAGTGGGTTCAAAATAAGCCCCTTTTCTTCTTCCTCCGCAAAGCAGCGTGGCTCCTTTTTCAAGCGCTTCGTTCACCCATACTTCGACACGCTGTGACTCTTGCTCTGTAATAAGAGGTCCCATATCACTCTTTTCATCCAGTTTATCTCCAATCCGATACGAGCGAGTGCGAGCAACAAATTGTAACGTAAACGCGTTTATAATCGATTCATGGACAAAAATACGTTGCACACCGATACAATTTTGCCCTGCTGCCCAGAAAGCTCCGGATACGGTGGACCCTACAGCTAAATCTATGTCTGCATCTGCCATGACCAAAGTAGGGGCATTAGAACCGAGTTCCATACTCAGTTTTTTTAACCCTGCTTTATGACTAATCTCAGTTCCTGTTTCCAACCCGCCCGTAAACGAAATCATACGGACGTCCGGGTGTGAAATGAGCTCGTCGCAGATCGTGGAGCCTGACCCTGTAATGACGGTCAGGATTTTGGGAGGTAAGCCTGCTTCTAGCATAATTTCTGCAAGAGCCAGGGCACTCAGAGGAGTAAAAGATGCTGGTTTAACGATAATGGCATTTCCTGATGCAATGGCCGGGCCTATTTTATGAGCCACCAGATTCAACGGGTCGTTAAAAGGGGTGATCGCGCCGATAATGCCGATGGGAAAACGATAGTAATGTCCCACTCTATGATCTGCACCTGGCATCTGATCAAATGGAATCGTTTCTCCTTGTAAACGTCTGGCTTCTTCTGCACTTATCCTTAAGGTGTGTACACATCTTTCAACTTCTTTTCTCGCTTCGCGAATCACTTTGCTCCCTTCACGAGCGATGAGAAGGGCGAGTTTATCTTGTCGTTTCTCAACTAAATTCGCTGCTCGGTTAAGAATTGTCATGCGTTCATGTACGGCGAGGTTTTTGGATATCTCAAATCCTTCCTTGGCTTTTTCTATGGCGTTTAACATATCCTGTTTGCTTGCGGATGGCACAGTGGCGATAATATCTTGATTATGAGGATCTTTGACTTCTATCACGCTTTTACGAGATACCCACTGACCTCCGAGCAGCATCTTCTGTCCTTCTACTTGTGTCCTCATCAGAACTTCACACCTTTCTATTCAGTATGAGTGTCAGTTAGATTTGATCACGTAGTATGTTTAACAGATCTATGAACAGTGCGTATCCCGTTTCTTTTTTCCCTGCGCCTGCGCCAACTAGGGTAACGTCACCTGACATGTCACATGTGTACGTGATGGCGTTCTTAGGTCCCATAATAGCAGCCAAGGGATCTTCTCTATCCACCTCGACCAGCTGGACGGAGGCGTTGATCTCTCCGTCCTCCACCATGAGATCGGCGAGAAGCTTGAGCCGCTTTCCTTTCTCCGCAGCATTTTTTATATCCTTTAGCGTCATACCAGATAAACCACTCACATGTACGTCATCAGCCGTGATAGCATGACCTAACACGACCTGGGCTAGAATCATCACTTTATACATCACATCGTAGCCCTCTACATCACTGGTAGGATCAGCTTCAGCGTACCCTCGTTCTTGCGCTTCGGTTAAGGCCTCATCATATGCTAGGCCTTCTTCCATCCGCGTCAGTATATAGTTTGTTGTTCCGTTCAATATCCCCCTTATGCGCTTGATACGGTTGCCAGCTAAAGACGTGATTGGCATTCTTAACGCCGGGGTGCCACTCATCACTGTCCCTTCGAATCCCCACCGAACATCATTCGCTTGTGCTAATTGCGACAATGATTGATAAGCGAGGGCGACGGGACCTTTGTTACTCATCACCACATGTTTGCCTGCCTCAAAAGCAGTCTCACAGTGGGCAATGGCCGGTTGCCCTGTCTTCACATCCGTGTACGCCACCTCTATAATGGTTTGGGCGTTTGTTTGCTGTATTGTTTGTATACTATTTAATCCACGTATAAGGCCTTCTTTCTGTGGATATGAATCAACGGTTCCCTCCCGTTGTACGAGCTTTAATAATGTCTGAATATCCAGACCATCAGGATGGTATACAGATCCCTTATGTGTATCGGAAATGGCGACAATTTTACAATTGATCCCCGTTTCCTCTGCCAACCAGCCTTGGCGTTGCTCAAGAATCTCGGCAAATCCTTGACCGACCGTACCAAATCCTATCAGCGCGAGTTTATGCTCCATCGACTGTCACTCCCTTCGATTCCCCTGAGATACTATGGCCCTTGCCCTGTAAAAACCACTTTACCGTTTCAGTTAGAATCGCCGCTCCAATTGGAAGACAGTCTTCGTCAATATCGAAATCGGGAGCATGTAAGTCACGAACATGGCCGTCCTGCAAGGCGCAACCTAAGAAAAACATAGCCCCAGGAACTACCCTTGTCATATACCCGAAGTCTTCTCCGCCTAAACCAAATGGCGCAAACTTTTTTTGAAAGTTTGGATAAATGCTTTGAATAACTTTTTGTAATAAAGTATTCATACTAGCGTGGTTGTAAAGGGCGGGCTCCCCTCTTTCAATAAGAAAAGTGTAGTCACCACCTAGTGATCGGGTGAGTGAAAAAGCTTTTTCTACTTCACTTATGAGTTGTTCTCTCACATCTTGCCCATAACTCCTGATCGTGCCCGAGATGTTGACCTCCGTCGGAATAACATTGCTCGCCGACCCCGTTTGTATCTGAGTCACGCTTACAACGGACGGTTCCATAGGCGTGACTCTCCGTCCAACAATGCTCATCAAGGACTGCAGTACCGGTCCCAGCATTCGAATCGGATCGTGACTCAAATGGGGATAGGCGGCATGCCCACCCGTCCCTATGACTGAGCCATGAAATATATCAACATTGGCCATACTATAACCGTCATTCAGCTGGACATGGCCTACCGGTTCCCACGGGCACATATGGAGAGCTATCACGGCATCTACATCTTCAAGCACCCCTTCTTGGATCATGTATGGGGCACCGGTTAATCCCTTGTCATCCGGGTTTTCTTCCGCAGGTTGAAAGATGAACTTCACTGTTCCTTCACATGAGTGCTGCTTAAAAGCTTCTGTTAGTAATTCAGCAGCACCGAGTAAAATGGTCGTGTGGGCGTCATGACCGCAAGCGTGCATCACACCACTGTTTTGTGACCGATAACTCACGTCGTTTTGCTCTTGTATTGGTAGGGCATCCATATCGGCACGTAGCGCGATGGTTGGGCCTTCGCCACGTGATAATCGTCCCACGACGCCAGTCTTAGCAACATCAGTGGTCACTTCCATTCCAAGATCACGTAGGGCTTGAGCGACTGTTTTAGCTGTATTTATTTCATTGAAACTTAATTCTGGGTGTGCATGTAGAGCTCGACGAATAGACACGAGCTTTTCTTTTAATTGCTGAGCTTTTTGGGCTGTTTCATGCATGGTCACTTTCGATCCCTCCTCCACACACTCAAGACTCTGCAACAGATGTTTCATTTGTTTTTTCTTTCAATTGTAAGGGTAGCTGGTCTAAGGCTTGCTTAAGATCAGCAATGAGGTCCTCTGCATCTTCTATACCGACCGAGTAACGGATAAGCCCTTCAGGAATACCTACGGCTTGCATTTCCTCTCTCGTACACTCAACATGACTCGTGGTGCGTGCCGGACCTGCAACTGTCTCTACTGCCCCAAGGTTAGCGGCGAGATGTGCCAATCTCAGCAACGGCAGATATTGTTTTGTGGCCTCGAGCCCTCCTTTCAAGGCAAAGCTGAGCATCCCACCATACCCGTTCATTTGCTTGGTGGCCACGTCATGATGAATATGAGTTTCGAGTCCAGGATAATAGACATCCGTCACACTTGGGTGATCTTTTAGAAATCTGGCTATTTTCATGGCACTTTCATTTTGTCTTTCAATACGTAACTGAAGTGTTTTCATTCCTCGCAGGAGTAAATAAGCGGCGTGAGGATCTAAGGTCGCTCCGTTGATTTCACGGTAATGGTAGACGCGCTCTACGAGTGCCTCACCTCCCACAATGACACCACCTAAGGCGTCGGCATGCCCACCCAAGAATTTCGTCGCACTATGAATGACAAGATCTGCTCCTAAAGTCAAAGGATTCTGATTGATGGGTGTGGCAAAGGTGTTATCGACCACGACTGTGGCACCCACCTCATGCCCCGCTTGAGCTAACCTTGCAATGTCCATAATTTTGACTGTGGGATTCGTTGGCGTTTCTAAATAGAGTACTTGGCAGCCTTTAGCCACTTCTTTTTCTATCGCTTCATAATCAGTCGTATCACACAGGGTCACATCGACATTGAATTGAGGTAGAAACTCCGTAAAGATTTTATTCGTCCCGCCATAAGTGTCTTTAATAGACACCACACGCTTACCTGGCGCCAATAACGTGAAGAGGGTATTACTTATGGCCGCCATCCCCGTTGAAAAGCTCGTCGCCGCTTCTCCTTTTTCTAAAAGTCGCACCTTCTCCTCGAATACCTTGACTGTGGGGTTGGTGTTCCGACTGTATATATGGCCAAACGCTTTCCCTTGAGCAACTTCATGCCAATAATTGAGATCATCATAACCATAAGACACACTATGAACGACCGGTGTTTGAGTGGCCCCCTGGACCAAATATTCCCCTTCTCCGGCCCATACCGAACGTGTACTCATGCGATCACTTTCATGTAATGGTGTATTCACGTTGTTATTTTCATGTATACGCATGCAAAATGCCCTCCTTATCTATCTTCTAGTGTCAATCCCACTCCTTGTGCTTTCAACTTCTGATAGGCCAACAGTGCGATGGCTGTGTCCTGTACGCCGGTCCCTGTTAAATCACAGACGGTGATCTGTTCCTCAGACGTTCTGCCCTGTATGTCCCCACTCGTGATTTGGCCTAATTCTGTAGCTGCATGAGACGCTGGGAAAATGCCTAATCGATCGGCGTGGTGCCACTCCCCTATCCTTAAAGATTGTGACTTATCATCACAGACAAAAAGATCAGCTTGCTTCAAAATGTACGGGTCAAGCTCTTGTTTATGCTCCGCATCTGACCCCATCGCGGTAATATGCACCCCCGTGTGCAGGTCTTCTGCACGTAATAGGGGTTGATCGGATGGTGTAGCCGTCATCACAACTTGACTCTGACGTAACACTTCGCTCGGTGAGGAGGCGAGAACAACGTCTAATTGGGGTTGATCTCGTGTTAACTTTGAACGTAAAGCGAGTGCTCTCTCCTCGTTTCGATTATAGAGATACACTTTTTCAATCGATCTCACGAGTTGTAGCGCTTTGAGCTGTTCATACGCTTGAGTACCGGCACCCACAATCCCCGCCACTTGTGCTTTCTTCGGGGCTAAGTATTTTGCTGCCACGGCACCTGCTGCAGCAGTCCGAACCGTTGTCAGATAGCCTTGATCGAATAGCAAGGCTTGAGGCACACCCGTCTGCGTGCTGACTAAGAGCATTAACCCATTGCCACTCGGTAGACCTAAGGCGTAATTGTTAAAAAAGCCTGAAGACACTTTGATTGCAAAAGCTGGATGGTCCTTCATGTACGCCGACTTCACATCCACCTCACCGTCATGCTCTGGTACATCCACCCGCATGATAGGCGGCATACGCACCTGCTTTCGATGTAACGCCGTAAAGGCATTTTCAATAGCCCATATCACCTCTTGGTCTAGGCTTACTACGGACCTAATGTCTTCTTCACCAAAGACAATCAACTGTCTCCCCCCTTGAACTTAAACCCCGAGATCGTTAATCCTTGACGAACAACTGTCGTGGAAAATTGGTTAACGTTTCACACCCTTTATCCGTCACACGGAACGCTTCACTCAGCTCCATGCCATAATTGTCAAGCCAAATCCCAGGAATGAGGTGAAAGGTCATATTCGGTTGCAAAACGGTTTTATCTCCTTTACGCAGACTCGCCGTCCGCTCACCCCAGTCCGGTGGGTAACTGAGGCCGACTGAATAACCAATGCGTGATTCTTTAATAAATCCACTTTTCTCAATGCTTTTGTTCCACACAGCCTCAACCTCTTCACACGTCATGCCCGGGCCAATGCGTGCCAGGGTTTCATTGAGGCCCTCGATGACCACTTCAGCTAAATCCTTTATATTTTGTGGTGGATCCCCAATCATGACGGTCCGTGCCATAGGCGCATGATATCTACGGTAACAACCAGCTAACTCAATGATGACCGGATCACCTTCTTTGTAGGGCTGCTCGGTCCAAGTCAGATGTGGCGTTGATGTCCTTTCTCCTGAAGGTATAAGTGGGACGATCGCTGGATAATCCCCTCCAAACTCGGTGGTCCCACTGATTTGAGCCTCGTAGACTTGCCCGACTACATCGCACTCCCTCACCCCTTCGGCAATAGCATCGATCCCGACTTTCATGGCGTTTTCCACTATCGCCGCTGCCCTTTTCATATACGTGATTTCTGTGTCGGATTTAACAATGCGCACTTTATTGACAAGTGATGTGGCATCGAGAAAGGTGGCCTTCGTTAGCTGTTTATTTAAGGTGTCAAAGCACTTTGCTGAGAAATAATAGTTATCTAATTCTACTGCTATGCACGCGTTCTCTACCTTCTCCTCCCGTAGAATATCTGCTACAAAATCATAAGGATGCTTCTTTAGAGACTGGACGTAGTCGTCCGGGTAAGGAACGATGTGACTGGGGTCAAGCCAGGTGGTGATCTTGGCCGCATTGGCATCCATATGCCTACCAACCCATATCGGTTGGTCCGCCTCTAGTAAAACAATCAATAGTTGATGAACATAAAAGGACCACCCGTCATACCCAGACAAATAATTCATATTCGCTGGATCTGAGACGAGCAAAACGTCCATGCCCCTTTCTGACATCACCTCTTTCACTCTATTTAACCGATATTGATACTCAGAAATTTCAAACGCGTGCACACCTAAACACCCCCTACACAAATTTTGTTCTTGATGTATGCAACTACTCATATGGTACGTAATAGGACCGGGGCGTTGTAACATGCAAAGTGTATGAAATTACAAGGAACTTTTTATACACGTTGTAATATAAAGTTTTTTCAAAATATATTGATAAATAATCATTGTCGGTCAGGAGGAGGAGACAAAGGAGGTAAGCAAAGTGAGCCAAGAAGCATCGGCGTATACCAACTTCCCCTCTGTACAGGACGTTTGGTTCGCCAAAAAAAGGATCTCCCCGCTTGTTAAACCCTCACCACTCATCTATTCACCCGTGGTGTCGGCGCAAGTGGGAGCTGAGGTTTACATTAAGTTGGAAACCGTTCATCCCACTGGTGCGTTTAAGTTAAGGGGGGCAACAAACAAGATATTGAGCTTGTCTCAAATCGAACGAGAGAAAGGGGTCACCACATACTCAACAGGGAATCACGGTTTAGCCGTCGCTTACGTGGCTCGTCAGCTTGGTATTCCAGCTGTGATCTGTGTATCTCATAACGTCCCCCAAGCTAAAATTGATGTGCTAGAACGTTCGGGGGCGACGTTAGAAGTGAGCGGTCATAGCCAGGATGAAGCAGCGGAAAACTGCCATATCCTTCAATCTGAGCACGGTCTCACACTGATCGAACCATTTGACGACCCTCATGTCATCGCAGGTCAAGGCACCATGGGTCTAGAAATCTTAAATGATCTTCCCTCAATTAATAAGGTATTGATCCCTCTCTCTGGTGGAGGATTACTCGCAGGGATTGCACTCGCATTAAAAACGAACGTCCCTCATATTCATATTACTGGCGTTTCTCCTACAGCTTCGCCTGTCATGATACGAAGCATTGAGGCAGGACGGCCTTTACAGTTAGAAGAAAAAGAAACACTAGCAGATAGTCTTCTAGGTGGCATTGGGTTAACCAATCGACTAACCTTTCCTCTCGTGCAACGTTTTATGGACGGTAGTGCTTTGGTCTCGGAGGAAGAGATTTTGCAGGGGCTCTCTTATATGTTTAAGCACCACAAAATGGTTGTTGAAGGGGCGGCTGCAGTAGGGATAGGCGCCCTCCTCTGTGGACATCTACCCGTTGAAAAAAATGATAAGGTCGTCGTGATCATTAGTGGGAATCAGGTCGATTCAGAGGTCTTTTTGCGTTTTGCTCAATCCCCAACCCTTACGAGCCACGAACGTAAAAAAAGTCCTTAAAAAGGAGGGCTATTATGTCTATCACCGTTGCGGATATCCTAGACCTAGAGCTATTATCTTCCCAGCATGTGGTGTGCTCAGGTGCTGACGCTGTCAGTCATATCCCCGTAGAGGGAGTTTCTGTGATAGAAATACCTGTAGAAGACTTCATACGCCCTCATGAGCTCGTTTTAAGCACGGCCATTGGCTGTGGACACTCTCCAGCGCTATTTTTTAAGTTCGTAAAAGATGTCATTCAATCCCAAGCGTCTGCTCTCATCATTGCCATAGGACGCCATATCACGCAGGTCCCAGAGCAAGTAAAATCTTACGCTCAATCGCAACATTTCCCCATTATTGAAATTCCGTGGCGCGTGCGTTTTTCTGACATCACGCAAGCCGTCATTAATCAGTTACACCAGTGGCACAGGGATGTATTAGATCAGTCTGAACAGGCCCAAAAACAATTCTTACAATTGTTTATCCAAGGCGCTGAACTGTCCACGTTTTGCCGCCATATTCAACAAACAATAGGCTATCCTATCCTCATTCTAGACAGAGGGGGGTATATTCAGGGGAGTAGTCCCAGGACGTCTACATTCAAACGTCGTTGGGACCCAGAATGGTGGTTAGGGGAAGTTGAACGTCTAAAGCTTGATGACACTGTCCCTTCACAGACACCCGTCACCTTATCTGCTATGCCCGTGTATGATCAACAAAGTCATATACTCGTATGGACCGTACAAGTGGCCGGGGATGTCAAAGGCTATATGTTACTGATTTTAGGGGAGAATCAAGGCGTACCCTTCCCTCAAACGGCCACAATGTTGTCTCGTATCATGGAACATGCCACTTCAGTGGCTGCCCTCTATTTTCAGCGTAGCCATGCCATACTCGAGACGGAGTTGAGAATGAGAGGGGACTTCGTATGGCGCTTAGCACAGGGGGACATTAGCGCTGGTGAACTCGGCTTATCCCGTCATCAGACATTTCAATATCGCTTAGATCTCCCTTACGCTTGTTTCGTTGTCCACCCTCATATGAATGCCCATACGAGTAAAAAAGAGTATGAAGAAACAGTCTCAAGTATTAAGACTTGGTTAAAGTGCATGGCCCAAGACATGTACCGTGAGATCATGATCGCTTATGAGGAAACGCTTTTCGTTATATATTTAGAAATTAAGAATCTAGAAGTGCATGACCAACGCCTATGTTTAGACACACTTGACCGCTATATCAGCCATGTAGAAGAGGCGCTTAGAAAAGAGAAACGAACACAAGGTTTGAAGTTGTCGTGGGGTATAGGCGTGATGAATAGAGGCATTAACGCCTTCAAGGAGAGTTATGACGAAGCGTATCTTGCTTTTCAAATTGGCCACCGTGAGCGTCAACCTGGTCATCGAAGTACGTTTCAGAACACGCGACACTATCGTTTATTCGCTACATTATCTGAGAATGCAGAGGTGCAAGCGCTACTTACTGAAACCATTGAACCTATTATGGCTTATGACCGACAGAGGGGCATGCATTTGGCACACACATTGATGACGTATATCCAACATAAGAGTAATGTCAGTCAAACGGCTAGGGCCCTCCATCTTCACCGACAATCCCTCGGCTACCGCTTAAAACGCATCGAGACATTGACCGGATTGTCTTTGGAGGACCCTGACTCGCTGATGATGTTATACCTTGGACTCAAGCTATACAAGGATTATGGCCATGTGGATGCCTAGTAAGATGGCTGGCAATCTCATTTTTCATCGTCCTCTTTTCCTTGATTGGTCATTTGAGCCGGTTGCACATATTGGTCATACGCCTCGGCCGTCATGATGCCACTGTTGATAGCGGCTTCTTTTAACGTAATCCCTTGTTCATAAGCCGATTTAGCAATGGTGGCTGCTTTTTCATAGCCAATATGGGGGTTAAGGGCTGTGACGAGCATCAATGATTGGTTCACTTTCTCCGCCATCGCTTTTTTGTCTGGCATTAAGCCTTGGATTGCCTTTGCATCAAATGAAGCCATAGCATCAGCGAGTAGCCTGACTGATTGCAAAAAGTTATGGGCCAGCACAGGCTTGAAAGTATTCAGTTGAAAATGGCCTTGGCTAGCGGCAACACCAATTGTTGTGTCATTTCCAATCACTTGGCATGCTACCATTGTGAGGGCTTCACTTTGAGTCGGGTTGACCTTACCGGGCATGATCGAGCTTCCTGGTTCATTGGCAGGTATCTGTATCTCACCTAACCCCGCTCTTGGACCGCTAGACAACCACCGTATGTCATTAGCGATCTTCATCAGGTCAGCCGCCAGTGCTTTCAGCGTGCCATGGACATAGACAAGAGCATCATAACTAGTGAGGGCATGAAACTTGTTTTCCGAAGATGTGAAACTTTGTCCGGTTAGTTTCGACACCTTTTCCGCTACTCGCTGTCCAAATTCAGGGTGGGCATTTAAACCGGTTCCCACGGCCGTTCCCCCAATGGCCAGGGCGTTCATATGTTGGACACTCTCACTGATCATCTGGTCGTTTTTCTTAAGCATATGCTGCCAGGCGCTGACCTCCTGCCCAAAGGTCATCGGTGTCGCGTCCTGTAAGTGTGTGCGACCAATTTTAATAACATCTTGATAATCACGCTGCTTTTGCTCCAGTGTGGCTTGTAGGCTTTGTAATGACGGCCGTAATCTATCTTCGACTAACATGACACCGGAGATATAGATCGCTGATGGGAACGTATCATTAGAGCTCTGTCCGCGGTTCACATCATCATTAGGATGCACACGAGGTTGA
Encoded proteins:
- the ehuD gene encoding ectoine/hydroxyectoine ABC transporter permease subunit EhuD — translated: MDRDKLWNWEYAFEVFPLIFDAIWITFSATILGFILAAIVGLILALGRRSKQAVIRYPVIGFIEFIRSTPLLVQLFFIFFALPQIPVIGLTLEPMVAGVIGLGLHYSTYLSEIYRSGIDSIAKGQWEASTSLNFSRYHTWTKVILPQAIPPVIPMFGNYLIVMFKETPMLMSISVAEMMYVAQTLGSAQWRYIEPITIVGLLFLALSYPSAYLVRRLEARMGQRFSKKKKLTREEVTM
- the ehuC gene encoding ectoine/hydroxyectoine ABC transporter permease subunit EhuC — translated: MTLLSSDALLLLLKGAGVTVQLLIYASILGFIIAFIAGFGRLSRFKLVRVITLTYVEFFRGTSLLVQLFWFFYVLPFFGVSLPPLLVGVIALAMNYGAYASEIVRGAIVSIPKSQTEAAIALNMSRFQRMKNVILPQAFKLMLPGFGNISIEMLKGTALVVLIGIQDVTYIVKEVLIPSTGAQLELYTLLLFMYFLIALPLILMARWLEKKASVGRESA
- the ehuB gene encoding ectoine/hydroxyectoine ABC transporter substrate-binding protein EhuB translates to MSYFNRNSWKLLLMSIMMILTLAACGGEPAGGDADEGNGEGSEDVTTLERAQERGFVDVGFANERPYAYATSSGELTGLNVEIAKAVFAKLGIEEVDGTLAQFGSLIPGLQAERFDVVTAGMYITPDRCEQATFAEPEYSIGEGLAVQEGNPLNLNSYEDIIDNPDATIGIMTGAIEETYLKDMGIADGQIQSVSDNASAIEALKAGRVDAITMTGPSLQQVLDTHGDEGIERVMDFTQPVIDGESIRGYGSAVFRHEDTDFVEAYNEGLQELKDSGELLEIYEEFGFTEEELPGDVTTESLCAPAE
- a CDS encoding aldehyde dehydrogenase family protein, with protein sequence MRTQVEGQKMLLGGQWVSRKSVIEVKDPHNQDIIATVPSASKQDMLNAIEKAKEGFEISKNLAVHERMTILNRAANLVEKRQDKLALLIAREGSKVIREARKEVERCVHTLRISAEEARRLQGETIPFDQMPGADHRVGHYYRFPIGIIGAITPFNDPLNLVAHKIGPAIASGNAIIVKPASFTPLSALALAEIMLEAGLPPKILTVITGSGSTICDELISHPDVRMISFTGGLETGTEISHKAGLKKLSMELGSNAPTLVMADADIDLAVGSTVSGAFWAAGQNCIGVQRIFVHESIINAFTLQFVARTRSYRIGDKLDEKSDMGPLITEQESQRVEVWVNEALEKGATLLCGGRRKGAYFEPTVLTDVPHDCRLAQEEIFGPVVVLVPFHDISAAIRQANNVNYGLQAGIFTSNIELAYKAIHQLDVGGVMINDSSDFRIDAMPFGGVKGSGLGREGVKSSIQEMTEPKVVCFNLQG
- a CDS encoding homoserine dehydrogenase; translation: MEHKLALIGFGTVGQGFAEILEQRQGWLAEETGINCKIVAISDTHKGSVYHPDGLDIQTLLKLVQREGTVDSYPQKEGLIRGLNSIQTIQQTNAQTIIEVAYTDVKTGQPAIAHCETAFEAGKHVVMSNKGPVALAYQSLSQLAQANDVRWGFEGTVMSGTPALRMPITSLAGNRIKRIRGILNGTTNYILTRMEEGLAYDEALTEAQERGYAEADPTSDVEGYDVMYKVMILAQVVLGHAITADDVHVSGLSGMTLKDIKNAAEKGKRLKLLADLMVEDGEINASVQLVEVDREDPLAAIMGPKNAITYTCDMSGDVTLVGAGAGKKETGYALFIDLLNILRDQI
- a CDS encoding M20 metallopeptidase family protein; translated protein: MHETAQKAQQLKEKLVSIRRALHAHPELSFNEINTAKTVAQALRDLGMEVTTDVAKTGVVGRLSRGEGPTIALRADMDALPIQEQNDVSYRSQNSGVMHACGHDAHTTILLGAAELLTEAFKQHSCEGTVKFIFQPAEENPDDKGLTGAPYMIQEGVLEDVDAVIALHMCPWEPVGHVQLNDGYSMANVDIFHGSVIGTGGHAAYPHLSHDPIRMLGPVLQSLMSIVGRRVTPMEPSVVSVTQIQTGSASNVIPTEVNISGTIRSYGQDVREQLISEVEKAFSLTRSLGGDYTFLIERGEPALYNHASMNTLLQKVIQSIYPNFQKKFAPFGLGGEDFGYMTRVVPGAMFFLGCALQDGHVRDLHAPDFDIDEDCLPIGAAILTETVKWFLQGKGHSISGESKGVTVDGA